In one window of Schistosoma haematobium chromosome 5, whole genome shotgun sequence DNA:
- the ENPP4_4 gene encoding Bis(5'-adenosyl)-triphosphatase enpp4 (EggNog:ENOG410V8QQ~COG:S~SECRETED:SignalP(1-21)), which produces MQKIIQLLLICFFLHIERIYASGRTIHHHFPKVILISLDGFRYDYFDLAEKRSVNMSAFEKIKSQGVYIRRIQNEFPTLTFPSHFSMATGLHPESHGIVDNVFYDPTNNATFSSRNQSTASDSRFYDVGAEPIWVTNQFHGHKSGVTFWIGSEAKIKGQRPTHYLAPYNENITFNQRIDILMGWFEHENINLGLMYYHQPDRAGHIYGEASDEVFKAIEEINHGLDYLLTSIENRPSLSCCLNLILASDHGMTNVSSDRVIYLHDYIDPNEYTSAPKKSAEIWTLWPKKGHTAQSLYDKLKDKHFRLNVYLKEELPTRLFYDSSDRVGPVVVYADIGWTIIADRNSGVTLKNKGSHGYDPDYKDMSPFLMAMGPQISKNQTTELEETVRLIDIYSLICLILQLKPAPNNGSVCRIAPLVIHKSIANVNRSPTIFMIKFVILTIFMSYNGLYN; this is translated from the exons ATGCAAAAAATTATTCAactattattgatttgtttcttTCTTCATATTGAAAGAATCTATGCTTCTGGTCGTACTATACATCATCATTTTCCCAAAGTAATACTTATTTCTCTTGATGGATTTCGTTATGATTACTTTGATTTGGCTGAGAAAAGAAGTGTTAACATGTCAGCATTTGAAAAGATTAAAAGTCAAGGAGTTTACATAAGACGTATACAAAATGAATTCCCTACTTTAACATTCCCATCACATTTTTCAATGGCAACAGGCCTGCACCCTGAAAGTCATGGAATAGTAGATAATGTGTTTTATGATCCAACTAATAATGCAACATTTTCATCAAGAAATCAGTCTACAGCATCAGATTCTAGATTCTATGATGTTGGAGCTGAACCGATTTGGGTAACGAACCAGTTTCATGGTCATAAAAGTGGAGTGACTTTCTGGATTGGAAGTGAGGCGAAAATCAAAGGTCAGAGACCAACTCATTATCTAGCACCCTACAATGAAAACATTACATTCAATCAGCGAATTGATATTTTGATGGGTTGGTTTGAACATGAAAATATTAACCTCGGTCTTATGTATTATCATCAACCTGATAGAGCAGGACATATTTATGGAGAGGCAAGTGACGAGGTTTTCAAAGCTATTGAGGAGATAAATCATGGACTAGATTATCTCTTAACATCGATTGAAAACCGACCATCACTTAGTTGCTGTCTCAATCTGATTTTAGCAAGTGATCATGGAATGACGAACGTCAGTTCAGACAGAGTTATATATCTTCATGATTACATAGACCCGAATGAGTATACATCTGCTCCTAAGAAGTCAGCGGAAATCTGGACACTTTGGCCAAAAAAAG GACATACTGCGCAATCATTATACGACAAATTGAAAGACAAGCACTTCAGATTAAATGTCTATTTGAAGGAGGAACTACCAACACGTTTATTTTATGATTCAAGTGATCGAGTTGGTCCTGTTGTTGTATATGCAGACATTGGATGGACGATTATTGCTGACAGAAATTCTGGGGTGACATTGA AAAATAAAGGTTCTCATGGTTATGATCCAGATTACAAAGATATGTCTCCATTTCTAATGGCAATGGGACCTCAGATATCTAAAAATCAAACAACAGAATTAGAAGAAACAGTCAGACTGATTGATATTTACTCACTGATTTGTCTTATACTACAGTTGAAACCTGCTCCTAATAATGGCAGTGTTTGTCGAATTGCCCCATTGGTAATTCAT AAAAGTATTGCCAATGTCAACAGATCACCTACCATATTCATGATCAAATTTGTTATTCTAACTATTTTCATGTCATACAATGGATTATATAATTGA